Below is a genomic region from Sebastes umbrosus isolate fSebUmb1 chromosome 20, fSebUmb1.pri, whole genome shotgun sequence.
CTTGCAGACCATATCAAGAAGCTGGCTGAACAGTTCCACGGCCTTACTCCAAAGAAATGCTGTGAACTGGCATTGGAATTGGCAGAAAGAAACAACCTTCCTGTCCCCAACAACTGGAAAGAGCAGGGTTTAGCAGGTAGGCCTAGGTCAAACCAAAGACCAAGACGAAAATCACAGCGTACAGCAGTTCTGAGGAGAGTGATGTTCCCATCCCATTTGATGACACTTCTGAGCATGAGTGTTCTAATGATGAGAGAAGTGAATCAGACATCACAGATCTGTTAGTTGGTGACTTTGTCATAGTAAACTTTGTATCCAAAGGCAGGAGCTACCATTACATTGGCTTGGTTGAGAGCCTGGAGGACAACGAAGTGAGTACAAGATTTCTCAGAAGAATCCGGGGGAACACTTGACGTGAGAAGCCCACCTTTGCATTCAAGGAAAAGGATGAGGCATCTTTTCTGCTGAGTGATGTGCTGAAGAAGCTACCTCAACCTCAAAAGGCTGGAGGAACTGCAAGGAGGGAGCAACAGTTCATATTTCACTGCAACCTTGACGACTGGAATATAGTCGAATATTGAATGATATTTTGATTGTTCAATGGTCTTGAAACTCACTGGTGGTTTGTTCTCACAAGTTCAtaactgtgaaactgtttgtGAACACACTTATGCTGaggtttaaacttaaaaactcagatgttcagtttaccccACGATAGCTCAACTTACCCACTGACTCGGATCAACTTACCCCTTACCTGGGGCAAGTTGAGCCACAGGAGCACTTTTTTTGGGAaggtcatttttttcagacagctTTGTTATAGATGCATGCTGATCATTTCATTTGATAGGAGAGATCCTGAATTTAAggttcatgttttcattttacttcTGTCTCATTTTTCCTAACCTCGAGGACAGCATAAGTAAAAATTGGCTCATcttaccccactctcccctatcCTTAATAGACTCCGTTTCAATGTGTAATAAAAGCATAACGTGTCAGGCAGAAATGACCTCGACCTTACTCTCCTTAAGCTTATTCTAAAGATATGGACTGTCAAATATGTCTTGTGCTCTTGTGACAACATCGAGGGTTGGTCctatgttattttaatggggaaaataaaacatgcaGGCAATCTTAAGAATgaatttaaaaagtgaaatttcaTTGAAATACAACAACCTAAATCTCCTGCATCAAGAGAAAAATCATTCCCTTAGGtgcattttttattcttatataATAATACTCAACACATCCTTATGTCAGTCACTCACTATCAGTCACATGTGACAACCAACCCCAAAGAGAACATGACAAGCATCCCCAACTGGGATTTTTTGCTAGCGACTAAGCTAACAACCACATGTAGCCTAGAAAAAATCTAAACTCTAGCTAAACACATGGTGTTAAAGCctaaaagagaaacagaagagctggatatttacattttggcatgtaaaacattaaaagtCCTCTCAACTAATGTCAAGTGTCTTTTCTCTTGAAATGACCCTgtaggtgacctctgaccccaattCTGAAAATTTCagtaccaacattttttaacagcGCCCTCTAGGGAGCAAGATCTAATGAACTGAATCTGTATACTCCAACGCTCTGAAGAAGGCTCCTTGCTGAAACGCATAAGCGTATGTCTATTGTGATGTGAGccaattaaacaagtgaaatgctAGTATTTTGTCCTCCTTGATTCTGAAACCCTATCACATTTTTGTATGCTTATTGGATTTTTGGTCCCATTGGTGAAGTGCAACCTCCTGTACCAAAACATACCATATGACAAGTCTGTACAAACAGTTAAAACAGGATGATAAAATGAATCAAAGTCCAGCAATAACAATAAACAGGGAATCTAAAAGTCCAATTAAAAAGAGGGGAATTAATGTTCAACCACTGGCCGTCCACCCGTGTTGTGGCCGGACTCCTTGccagggttgtgtctagaaggtaacaggTGTTCTGTAATTgtgaaactctcgcaagatggttaaggttcgGCATTGACAtcgaatagttaaagttaggatagggcgtcgggcagcgagtcttgcaagagtttttTGCAATTtcagggttaccttctagacacgaccatgtGCAAAATGCAGGCGAGGCAATATTTGAACTGAAAAAGTCCACCCGAATGCGAAGATGTGAATTTGCTTCGACACAGGAAGCGCATTTTTTTCACCCCTTAGATCgcatagaatggaagtgaacggGAGGCGAATGTTCATTTTGCACGTGTGAGCGTGCCTTTCTGCAGCTGCAGGAAGTTTCTGATTGCACGAGTCAAAGGGCAGAGTGAGCTCTAAAATATATACCTGCTTTAAAAATCATCCATTCTTAAAACatgcaataaacaaataaaaactatcaaagacaaaaagaaaaccaCCTCCTGAGTTGGCTACCTTGCTAGATGCTTAACTATGCCAGTTGGCTAACTAGTCTTTTTGTCTGGTGCTAGGCAGCGAGCAGGTGGAGTTATTTTGCTAGAAATGGCGGGCTACGAGGGTTGATGGTAGCAACTTAGACTTtaagaaaaaggtaaaaacattttcagaaatatGTTTAGgctatttgctttcttgttgagagttagatgagaagataccACTCTATGTCTGTACAGTGATGGAGCTACAGCTGGCATAAAGATAACTTGTTAATCAGTTGATGGCCATAAAGCAGCTGTAGTCCATCTCTGTGCATTAGTGGGACTTACACAAAACATAACATGGAATCTGAGATAGTATGTACAAGTGTGTTTCAACTCTTTCATATATCCTCTCCCCTGAACTTCTTTCAGGTCTTGATCTTCTGAAGACCATGGATCCTCCAAGAATTATCAAGACACATCTTCCTTTCCAGTTGGTGCCTCCTGCATTTTGGGAAAACAAGTGTAAGGTAAGACTTAACTGAGTCAACTGAGAGCAAAATCCTGCAGTGAATTTTATTGCTTCACACTGAACAATAGGGGATAAGGTTCGTGATACAATGCACGTAAATGGGGTGAGAGGTTAAAGGGTAACCGTGGTATTTTGtaccctatttccccatgtttttgtgtctaaaaaGCCCCTGCATGGTACGGTTCTGCtcgactcgactcacttttggTGCCAGGTCCTTTTCTCTATGTTTCCACTGAAGATAGCAGGCtaccccctcagtgtaggcgggattctcagctgatcgccGTAGCGACAACGACATCATCTTCAACTGCAGTGATTCAACACTGAATCATTTCAACAGCAAACAAACAGTGGATCTGCACTTCGTCAATTGTACGGCGTAGTGAACGTAATGTGTCAAGTGTAGCGGTGTAGTTTTGCGAGCTGCCATGTTTTAAAATCTGTGTTGAGTGAATTAAAAATTGCAGTCGCTATTGGTGGAAGTTGGGCTAAATGTTGGGTTTGTGCAAGATGTCACATGTCACGCTagtgaccaatcagtggtctgcagtgttttagcTCCACCATCTATCGGCGCAGCTCGCTTGCAACCTTGACTGAACTGGGATCAAGAATGGAGTATAGTTCTATTGAGACCATCCACAACTTCTGCTAATGGAAACGTGAAAATAACCGTTCTAATCTGTAATAAACTGAACTGGACTGCTTGGTGGAAATGTGCCATAAGTAACTAATGGGGACAATTGGTCCAGTTTTGAacgagaacgctgcagccggcAGCTGTTaaacgggctgtaatgtaattacTCGAGCGATTACATTAAAGCCCGTTTAGCGGCATCAttacactgaaaacacaccagagTAGCGGCCGTTTTGATTCTACAGCGAGTGTGTGGATAGTTTAACATTTAAGGGTGAAGTGCGGCCATGAGTACCCACAGCCAACAGagtcctgtgacatgttgacctttgttacaaagaatttcttcccgcctgGATCACAGGACCAATGTTGTCCCCATTTGTCACTTCGTCacatgggaaaaaaacacaactgccGCATTAAGTTACCCATTGTCTGCATTGTTGTAAATCCCTTTTATATGTCCCTCTGATCATGTGTACAGACTATCTACGTGGCACGCAACGCCAAAGACAACATGGTGAGCTACTACCACTTTGAGAAGATGAATCTGACCCAGCCTGAGCCAGGACCCTGGGAGGGCTACATGCCCAAGTTCATGCGGGGAGAGTGTAAGTGGATTAAATCACATTCCTGAGTGTCATCTAACCTTCATTCAAACTGGTTATTTCTGTTTGCACAAAACTTCTAACTGAACCAAGAAACTACCACCACACTGGTACATTCACCCACTCCACCAGCTTGAAGTTCTCACGTATTTTTAACAAATTTAAACATGTAAAAGAGGTGGATGATAAACCATGACACCTTAGAAGAAGGTTTCCTTACCTCACTGGTACTAATTGCACCCAGGACGTCTGCAATTAGAAATGTTGTTTATAAGGATTATTGCAGTAATACATCAAGCCAGCAGTTGTAAATATCAGCAGGTTGTTAATAAATGGACATTTTATCCAGATTCCCTGCAGCCCTGTCCCAGAAAGTAAGTGGATTAACTGTTCATTGTTTCTACAGTGTCATGGGGCTCCTGGTACGATCATGTGAAAGGTTActggctggagagagagaagaagaatatCCTTTACCTCTTCTATGAGGACATGAAAGAGGTACAGAGAACGTATGGACCCAGTATTACCAAAAGCATGTTGTACATACATACTCTTACCTCAGATTGACTCCCCCAGAATCCTCGGCGTGAAGTGGAGCGCATCATGAGGTACCTGGACTTGTCGGTCTCTGATGAGGTCATCAGCAGGATTGTGGAGCTCACGTCCTTCAAGAACATGAAGGAGAACCCGATGACCAACTACTCCTGCATCCCAGTACCTATTTTTGATCAGACCATCTCCCCCTTCATGAGAAAAGGTGCATCAGTCTGCTCCTAGTCTGATATAGAAACAagatattgatcaaaataataaaaaaaacaaaggatttggcaacatctagtggtgtggttaaggattgcaaccagctgagtattATCTacgctctctcctccctttctaagactgcggtaacgtgagccgccaagtgcaaaaccgtggtaacgctgtttgcCGGCCGTCcgtaccataataacactactttaggaccaatggaagtcagacggctgctggcggtaccacggttttgcactctgctgctcacgttaccgcagtttcacaagcatgttggagaactacggtggccttcaggtaacgtaaaaatgtgaaagcctctctctagagccagagtttggtttgtccgttctagaaacatggtggagcaacatggcggactctgtgtagaggacccgctccctatgtagatatgaagggctcattcaaaTCTAATGAAAACTGAAATtattcttagtttcaagtgattaCTATACAGTGAGTTTTCCATTTTTTAGTGCTGTCCGAATGTATATATGACAATTATTATATCCTACATAGTGGACTGaatgtatcccacaatgcaccgTGAAAAGTAGTAGACAATGATGTTATTAACTGAGCACTatataccatcatgcattgcgcTGAAGGAAAATAGCAGACGGAcgagaggaaagagagcagCGTTATTAAGACGAATCCATGAGTTGtggtgcaaaaaaaatgtatttaatgtgagcagagcagcgcatcacacacaaaaatacatatcagtatttattatggatggactaccagcagcagcagacgctAATCTGTCACGTTTTAATTGTGCGACAGCAATGATGTCGCCGAGAAAATGACCCGGATAGTGAGTAGggagtagtgaatgagtgaCACAacccatttctgctaatagatcccccgaaatgttacacactgttcctttaaatcaacATTATATCTTCACAAAGACATTACACACTACTGTTATTGTATTGTGTCATACTTTGTCTTCTCCCTGTACTTCacattatacagtgtagtgGCGCCCCCTAGAGGTTCCTGGATTTATTGCCCTTgcttatgttattttttatagatTATGAGAACTTTATGCTCAATatagctgaaatgattagtcgattaattgattagtttatAGGCAGAAAATGAATCTGACTCTATTTTGGTAATTGCCTCATCGTTTCTTTATCTTGTAGTGTGGTAATTtgactttcttttatttttggacCATTTGTAAACATAAGCCTGGGACATTTCATacaccaattaatcaattaatagagaaaataattggTTGATTTATATATCTAACACTGCTGTATTCTCTCCTGTATCTTCTCTCTTTACAGGTATAGTAGGTGACTGGAGAAACCATTTCACACCCGAGCAATCAAAGACGTTTGATGAAGATTACGAAAAGCAAATGAAGGATGTCAACATACCATTCAGGACCAACATCTGACGAGCTAaataccaaaacaaaaaaataatactaatattttttgagCCTTGATGTTAAACACTGTAATCGCTGTGCCTCTTGATTTGTAGATACGGAGGAAAACCATCCAAATGTACGTTTAAAGGATCAATAAAAATGGGCTACACAATACAAGTACATGAGTTTGTAATCATCACTTTATTGCAGCTTATCAcgtaaactatatatatatataaatggagcaaatacgattaaaaaaaatatttttataaaacggtcaccatatcctgacagtagtgcatgagacaggtaatctgaaaaaaatcatgtgtcctcctgtgtcctcctgtgtcctccggtgtcctcctgtgctcctaatggtatctgtaagatttcacagactggaggaaaacaaccaatcagagccgagctggagcctgccatctctgagcagctgtcagtcactcacaaATTCTGATCaagcagtcaaactaggcagcgctgatcaaatatgaatcaatattctgttactttaatgcctatttctttcatataatgttttcagaaacatctcgtagtgtactgtttagctgtaaaatgagtaaCCTCTCAATCGTCACACTGACACTGTAAAATAATAACAGAGGTCAGCATGCCCTTTAGTCACAGCAGTGGGTCCAGTGCCAGGTCTGCTTTTACTGCTTACTTGGCTGCCAATGTAACTTTGAATCAACCAACCAGAGGCTGTACATGCTGGTAAACTGTTCATGCTGTAAACCTGCATTTTGTACTCTAAACTTTAACACACTGCATCTGTGTATGTTTTGTAATTTCCTTTTGCTTATTTCCTCATGTTATCTCTTTAAATCTCCTCGCAAAACTCTCTCAAAAACATCCTGTCTGCATGTTTAATTCCTTTCAGACCGAGTCATTACTGTTAAGCTACAGCTCTGTCCGGCCTGATtgcaaataatgtgtttttttaataattatttctcTGTTCACTTTCGTAAACTCACACGTAAACAAACTACAGTTTAGACTTTTCATCTAACTTTGCTCAAAATTCAAGCTTCAGGTTGCTTTAAATTCTAATGAGGTTCTGCACTCTATTCTACAAAGATAGAAAAAGGATGACAAGGATGTTTAAACATTGATCAAGGAGGAGCCTCAGGGCCGATGCTAGCTGTTTGGTGCCCTGAGGAACAAATGGTGTAGCCTACAAAAGCAACTCAAACCGGGAATATTTGACAAAGGAGGACCAAAAGCTAGctgagagaggagctgctgaagaCAGGACATCAGGAAGAACCAACATACTGGCTTCTCTTGAGCCCTTTTACAATCAAATTTTGGCTCCTGATTCTTGTTTTTCTCGACTAACGCAACTTTTGTCAGTCATGTCGGAGGAAAAACAGTTGTCCTTCACCGAAGCCATTCTGAAGGCGAGCCCATCCCTCACCCGCTTCCCTCTCATCTCCATCAAAGGGGTTCCTCTCAAGAGCTACATCGCCAACAACTGGGACGAAATCTGGGCTTTCCGTCCTGACCCCTCAGACCTCCTCATCGCCACCTACCCCAAAGCAGGTACTTCAGTTCAGGTCTACGCGAGTAATCAGTTTTGGACGGGACATTTTTTATGTcatgtgttgcatttttgttcTGTTAGTGTGGCACCAGTGgtgaaatgtaactaagtacatttactagggctgtaaatcgattaaaatatttaatcgtgattttcattttatattatcaAAGGAATTTACATTTATGGAATTgatccataataataataataataataataagattaaTCATGTACATGTTTTTCTGTGTATAATTTTTCCAGGAGACCAAACAAAACATTCCTCCAAAGCAAGACAAAACTCTCAGTTTGTTGAAGCACATAACTTTTGCCAGAAAATCTTCACAATTGAGCAattccaaaataaaaacagtttttggaCATCCATAACAGAAACTATAATTCACATCAATGTCTAccttaaatctttttttttttatacacagTGTTTAGCTGGATAGAATTTCCCCAAAATCCTCAAGTTTGTCCTTTCAAGGTGGTGATTTCAGTAAAATTGTCAGAAAGCGGAAAAGACACAAAAGAACTCACTTCTAGGAGTTAATGTGTTGGTTATTTTGGTGAGGGTGTAAGGGGGGGTTTCTCCTCAAACTGGTGAGATTCAATACATGGAAAGTATCCTATTCCTTCAACTCAgtgttaatttgtgtttttgggACATAAGGGACCACATGGACCCAGGAGATAGTTGACCTGCTCCTTCACAACGGAGATGCTGAGGCCTGCAGACGAGCCCCAATGCCCATCCGCTTTCCTTTCCTGGAGAATTTCTATCCACCACCCATCCCCTCAGGTGTGTATTTAGGTGgttatgtttgtatgtgtgtgattgtaTTGACCATCTTTaattacagacgtaggcaaagttgttggtaacgttccgttaaagagagaaaaacccacaatggtcactgaaataacttgaaactgacaaaagtaataataaataaaaatttactgaaaattaactaatgaaaatcagatattgtttttgaattatggttcagcagaatcattttaaaaaacaaactaatgaaactggcctggacaaaaatgatagtacccttaacttaatattttgttgcacaaccttttgaggcagtcactgcaatcaagtgatttctgtaactctcaatgagacttctgcacctgtcgacaggtattttggcccactcctcgtgagcaaactgctccagctgtctcaggtttgaagggtgccttctccagactgcatgtttcagctccttccacagatgttcaataggatttagatcagggctcatagaaggccacttcagaatagtccaatgttttgttcttagccattcttgggtgtttttagctgtgttttgggtcattatcctgttggaggacccatgacctgcaactgagaccaagctttctgacactgggcagcacatttcactccagaatgccttgatagtcttgagatttcattgtaccctgcacagattcaagacaccctgtgccagatgcagcaaagcagccccagaacataaccgagcctcctccatgtttcacattaggtacagtgttcttttctttggatgcttcatttttgcgtctgtgaacatagagctgatgtgacttgccaaaaagctccagttttgtctcatctgtccaaaggacattctcccagaagctttgtggcttgtcaatatgcattttggcaaattccagtctcgcttttttatgatttggcgtcctcctgggtcgtcttccattaagtccactttggctcaaacagtgacggatggtgcgatctgacactgatgtaccttgaccttggagttcacctctaatctctttggaagttgttctgggctctttggttaccattcgtattatccatctcttcgatttgtcataaattttcctcttgcggccacgtccagcgaggttggctacagtcccatggaccttaaacttctgaataatatgagcagctgtagtcacaggaacgtcaagctgcttggagatggtcttatagcctttacctttaacatgcttttctataatgttctttctaatctcctgagacaactctctccttagctttctgtggtccatgttcagtgtggtacacaccatgataccaaacagcacagtgactacttttcaccctttaaataggcagactgactgattacaagtttgaagatacctgtgatgctatttacaggacacaccttagtttaacatgtccctatggtcacattattttacatcttttctaggggtaccatcattttttgtccaggtcagtttcattagtttgttttttaaaatgattctgttgaaccacaattcaaaaacaatgtctgattttcattagttcattttcagtaaatttttatttattattacttttgtcagtttcaagttatttcagtgaccattgtgggtttttctctctttaacggaagggtaccaacaactttgcctacgtctgtaagtGCATCGTCAAGTGCACTTTGTGTCCACTAGTTTTTTCTAAAACTTAAGCTATCTTTTCCAAATACATCCTCCATCTAGGTCTGACTGTCAGAACTCAAATCCAATTCCTGGAGGCATGTTttcattacagcttgtttctacCATCTTAAACAGGGTCAATAAACTAGTAACCCATAAATATTTCACGCAGTGCCAAAATGCCTAACCTGACCGACGGACAGGCTGTGTAAATGTCACGTAGGATTTAATAATTTACCCAGTAAAAATAGGGAGTAAGTTAAAGAATCTTGGGCTCCAGGCCCCtgctgacccacatctatggggcttatagcaactgataacgcctatttaatggcctgataacagtggaATCCAGTGGTCTTGGAGACCCGTGCTGCTCTTCCCCAGATTTTAAAGAACCTGAACAAACTGGAGCCCAAGACTCTTTAACTTACTCCttacttttactgtaaattaTTAAATCCTACATCCCCTTGACATTTACATAGCCTGTCCGTTGGTCAGGTTAGGCATTTTGGCACTGAGTGAAATGTTTATGGTTTACTAGTTTATAGAAAAAAGCTGTAATGAAAACATTCCTCCAGGAATTGGATTTGAGATCTGACAGTCAGACCTAGATGGAGGATTTTTAATAGCCTGCCAACAGTCTAGTTGGCTGCCAAGACACACGTATACAAGAAAAATAGTtgaagtaaaaatgtattatactCTAAAATATACCGTAAACGAAAGAAAAGTGATTGGTTTCCAAATAATTGGATCCCACTCCCAGCTGTGTGTGAACTCTGCCCTTGTGTATATTTGGGGAGAACAGAGTTGGTCGTCACCCTTTTTACTTTCATTTGAATCCCTCAAAAACTGTATCCTTAATAGACTCCGTTTCAATGTGTAATAAAAGCATAACGTGTCAGGCAGAAATGACCTCGACCTTACTCTCCTTAAGCTTATTCTAAAGATATGGACTGTCAAATATGTCTTGTGCTCTTGTGACAACATCGAGGGTTGGTCctatgttattttaatggggaaaataaaacatgcaGGCAATCTTAAGAATgaatttaaaaagtgaaatttcaTTGAAATACAACAACCTAAATCTCCTGCATCAAGAGAAAAATCATTCCCTTAGGtgcattttttattcttatataATAATACTCAACTCATCCTTATGTCAGTCACTCACTATCAGTCACATGTGACAACCAACCCCAAAGAGAACGTGACAAGCATCCCCAACTGGGATTTTTTGCTAGCGACTAAGCTAACAACCACATGTAGCCtagaaaaaatctaaaatctagCTCTCCCTTCATAGGTTTAAATGGtgataattgttttattataaacacaTGGTGCCGACGAGGCAATATTTGAACTGAAAGTCCACCCGGATGCGAAGATGTGAATTTGCTTCGATACAGGAAGCACATTTTTTTCACCCCTTAGATCAcatagaatggaagtgaacggGAGGCGAATGTTCATTTTGCACGTGTAAGCGTGCCTTTCTGCAGCTGCAGGGAGTTTCTGATTGCACGAGTCAAAGGGCAGAGTGAGCTCTAAAATATATACCTGCTTTAAAAATCATCCATTCTTGAAACAtgcaattaacaaataaaaactacTACTAAAACCATGCAATAAAAGTTAACATACAAATACAatcaattacattttaaagctgtgttaattgatttgagCAGAAACTATcgaagacaaaaagaaaaccaCCTCCTGAGTTGGCTACCTTGCTAGATGCTTGACTATGCTGGTTGGCTaactttgtctttttgtctggTGCTAGGCAGTTATTTTGCTAGAAATGGCGGCCTACGAGGGTTGATGGTAGCAAATATGACATTTTCAGAAATATGTTTGTTAATTAATAACTTGTTAATCAGTTGACGGTCATAAAGCAGCTGTAGTCCATCTCTGTGCATTAGTGGGACTTACACATAAGCATTACATAGAATCTGAAATAGTATGTAAAAGTGTGTTTCAACTCTTTCATATATCCTCTCTCCTGAACCTCTTTCAGGTCTTGATCTTCTGAAGACCATGGATCCTCCAAGAATTATCAAGACACATCTTCCTTTCCACTTGGTGCCTCCTGCATTTTGGGAAAACAAGTGCAAGGTAAGACTTAACTGAGTCAACTGAGAGCAAAATCCTGCAGTGAATTTTATTGCTACTGCCACATTAAGTTACCCATTGTCTGCATTGttgtaaatcatttttatatgtCCCTCCTGATCGTGTGTACAGACTATCTACGTGGCACGCAACGCCAAAGACAACATGGTGAGCTATTACTACTTTGACCGTATGAATCTGACCCAGCCTGAGCCAGGACCCTGGGAGGGCTACATGCCCAAGTTCATGCGGGGAGAGTGTAAGTGGATTAAATCACATTCCTGAGTGTCATCTAACCTTCATTCAAACTGGTTATTTCTGTTTGCACAAAGCTTCTAACAGAACTGAACTACCACCACACTGGTACATTCACCCACTCCACCAGCCAGAAGCTCTCATGTATTTTAACAAATTTAAACATGTAAAAGAGGTGGATGACAAACCATGACACCTTGGAAGGTTtcctcacctcactgttttTCCCCGTGAGAAACTTAGTATGCCTCAATGATCGTGACAGGATTAGCAGCACCCTGCGAGGCTGCAGAGAGAAGGTGATGCCAATCAGAAGAAAATGTTCCTTCAGATCTACA
It encodes:
- the LOC119479385 gene encoding sulfotransferase 1C2-like; this translates as MSEEEQLSYSEAILKASPSLTRFPLIPIKGVPLMNHIANNWDDIWAFRPDPSDLLIATYPKAGTTWTQEIVDLLLHNGDADACRRAPTPVRSPFLEIFSPPPIPSGLDLLKTMDPPRIIKTHLPFQLVPPAFWENKCKTIYVARNAKDNMVSYYHFEKMNLTQPEPGPWEGYMPKFMRGELSWGSWYDHVKGYWLEREKKNILYLFYEDMKENPRREVERIMRYLDLSVSDEVISRIVELTSFKNMKENPMTNYSCIPVPIFDQTISPFMRKGIVGDWRNHFTPEQSKTFDEDYEKQMKDVNIPFRTNI
- the LOC119479387 gene encoding sulfotransferase 1C1-like, which translates into the protein MSEEKQLSFTEAILKASPSLTRFPLISIKGVPLKSYIANNWDEIWAFRPDPSDLLIATYPKAGTTWTQEIVDLLLHNGDAEACRRAPMPIRFPFLENFYPPPIPSGLDLLKTMDPPRIIKTHLPFHLVPPAFWENKCKTIYVARNAKDNMVSYYYFDRMNLTQPEPGPWEGYMPKFMRGELSWGSWYDHVKGYWLEREKKNILYLFYEDMKENPRREVERIMRYLDLSISDEVISQIVELTSFKIIKENPMTNYSFMPVPMFDQTISPFMRKGIVGDWGNHFTPEQTKTFDEDYKKQMKDVNIPFRTNI